Proteins encoded within one genomic window of Arachis ipaensis cultivar K30076 chromosome B08, Araip1.1, whole genome shotgun sequence:
- the LOC107614320 gene encoding thioredoxin domain-containing protein 9 homolog: protein MDKAKIEEVIEKQVLTVAQAVEDKIDDEIAALDRLDADDLEALRERRLQQMKKMAEKRSRWISLGHGEYTEIPSEKDFFSVVKASERVVCHFYRENWPCKVVDKHLSILAKQHIETRFVKINAEKSPFLAEKLKIIVLPTLALIKNAKVDDYVVGFDELGGTDEFSTEDLEERLAKAQVIFFEGESSSRSSAQTKRSVRQSSTADSSDSE from the exons ATGGATAAGGCGAAGATTGAGGAGGTGATAGAGAAGCAAGTGCTGACGGTGGCGCAGGCCGTTGAGGACAAGATCGACGATGAGATCGCCGCCCTCGACCGCCTAGACGCTGATGACCTAGAAGCCCTGAGAGAGCGCCGCCTCCAACAGATGAAGAAGATGGCCGAGAAGCGCAGCCGTTGGATCTCCCTCGGACACGGCGAATACACCGAGATCCCTTCCGAAAAGGACTTCTTCTCCGTCGTCAAGGCCAGCGAGCGCGTCGTCTGCCATTTCTACCGCGAAAACTGGCCCTGCAAG GTGGTTGATAAACATTTGAGTATATTGGCAAAGCAGCATATCGAGACTCGTTTTGTGAAAATTAATGCTGAAAAGAGTCCTTTTTTGGCTGAGAAGCTCAAGATCATTGTTCTTCCAACTCTTGCCCTCATTAAGAATGCCAAAGTGGATGACTATGTG GTGGGATTCGACGAACTTGGTGGGACTGATGAATTTAGCACAGAGGATTTGGAAGAGAGATTGGCTAAAGCTCAAGTAATCTTTTTTGAGGGTGAATCTTCATCAAGGTCAAGTGCGCAAACTAAAAGAAGTGTTCGGCAGAGCTCAACAGCAGACTCATCGGATTCCGAATGA
- the LOC110265371 gene encoding pumilio homolog 2-like, whose translation MERLSLSIVSQENSAAANSVDPHEYTLTHSTLEEASSEHGNRNVMNNYNNGAIVQGALLTSSHDYNGFTSTEQETHDVEESVAQRLRGIRGHMVTLAMDQWGCRFLQAIIDNGIPQEIDMILDEVEDHTHELMTHHFGNYLIEKFFTSGKLTFYQFQRILLCVVMDVQ comes from the coding sequence ATGGAAAGACTTAGCTTGTCCATCGTGTCTCAAGAAAACTCAGCAGCAGCAAATAGTGTTGACCCTCATGAATATACTTTGACTCATTCCACATTGGAGGAAGCTTCTTCTGAGCATGGGAATCGGAATGTTATGAATAACTATAATAATGGGGCCATTGTTCAAGGTGCTCTTCTTACTTCAAGCCATGACTACAACGGCTTCACTAGTACAGAACAAGAGACTCATGATGTTGAGGAATCAGTTGCACAAAGACTCCGAGGTATCAGGGGACACATGGTTACACTAGCAATGGATCAGTGGGGTTGCCGTTTTCTTCAGGCCATAATTGATAATGGCATTCCCCAAGAAATTGACATGATTCTCGACGAGGTGGAGGATCACACACACGAGCTTATGACTCATCACTTTGGTAATTACCTAATTGAGAAGTTTTTCACATCAGGAAAGCTCACtttttatcaatttcaaaggattCTGCTTTGCGTCGTCATGGACGTACAGTAG
- the LOC107614275 gene encoding pumilio homolog 12 — protein MVNNNSSQPNDWCWVNTNLGVEDLDSSMERLSLSIMSQEKSAAANSVDPREYTLTPFTLEEASSEHGNQNVMNNYNNGAIVQGALLTSSHDYNGFNSIEQETHDVGESVAQRLQGIRGHVVTLARDQYGCRFLQAMIDDGIPQEIDMILDEVEDHTHELMTHHFGNYLIEKFFTSEKLTFNQFQRILSYVIMDVQQLEHTCMNDHGTRVAQKMLTSLRDPVQIAYTVRRLMYITVPLLKNANGGYVIQQCVRVFTESCQKVIFDEIARNCVDVATDKKGCSVIQKCMAHGAGVPILLLVKSIILNSGILSADPFGNYVVQYIIKRNILEPPVTKMIVQHLRGRYAELSMNRHASHVIEVLFRHSDPTDVAIIIMELVNSPDFVNLLRHYYGNYVAQRALQFSTGVTHRTLVHRILSNYAYLHAHPYGERVLTCIKGIRWPA, from the exons ATGGTCAACAACAATTCTTCTCAGCCTAATGACTGGTGCTGGGTCAACACTAATCTTGGAGTGGAAGACCTTGATTCTTCCATGGAAAGACTTAGCTTGTCCATCATGTCTCAAGAAAAGTCAGCAGCAGCAAATAGTGTTGACCCTCGTGAATATACTTTGACTCCCTTCACATTGGAGGAAGCTTCTTCTGAGCATGGGAATCAGAATGTTATGAATAACTATAATAATGGGGCCATTGTTCAAGGTGCTCTTCTTACTTCAAGCCATGACTACAACGGCTTCAACAGTATAGAACAAGAGACTCATGATGTTGGGGAATCAGTTGCACAAAGACTCCAAGGTATCAGGGGACACGTGGTTACACTAGCAAGGGATCAGTATGGTTGTCGTTTTCTTCAGGCCATGATTGATGATGGCATTCCCCAAGAAATTGACATGATCCTCGACGAGGTGGAGGATCACACACACGAGCTTATGACCCATCACTTTGGTAATTACTTAATTGAGAAGTTTTTTACCTCAGAAAAGCTCACTTTTAATCAATTTCAAAGGATTTTAAGTTATGTAATCATGGACGTGCAGCAGCTCGAGCATACCTGCATGAACGACCACGG AACTAGGGTAGCACAGAAGATGTTAACAAGTCTGAGAGATCCAGTGCAGATTGCTTATACTGTTAGAAGACTTATGTACATCACTGTGCCACTGCTGAAGAATGCTAATGGCGGTTATGTCATTCAACAGTGCGTGAGAGTTTTCACAGAATCGTGTCAAAAG GTTATTTTCGATGAAATAGCAAGGAATTGTGTAGATGTTGCAACAGACAAAAAGGGGTGTTCTGTAATTCAGAAATGTATGGCCCATGGCGCGGGAGTCCCCATACTGTTACTAGTTAAAAGCATAATATTAAACTCAGGAATACTCTCAGCAGATCCATTTGG AAACTATGTGGTGCAGTATATAATTAAAAGGAATATACTAGAGCCACCTGTAACTAAAATGATAGTACAACATCTTCGCGGTCGCTATGCTGAACTCTCTATGAACAGGCATGCGAGCCATGTAATAGAGGTATTGTTTAGACATTCTGACCCCACCGATGTTGCCATTATAATTATGGAGCTCGTCAACAGCCCCGACTTTGTCAATCTCCTTCGACATTATTATGGGAATTATGTTGCTCAGAGAGCATTGCAATTTTCCACG GGCGTTACGCATAGAACGCTTGTACATAGAATTTTGTCAAATTACGCATATCTGCATGCCCATCCCTACGGTGAAAGGGTCCTAACATGTATCAAAGGAATCAGGTGGCCTGCGTAA